The Pseudomonadota bacterium genome includes a region encoding these proteins:
- the rplQ gene encoding 50S ribosomal protein L17 → MRHRKAGRKLNRTSAHRRAMFRNLAASLFEHEMIKTTLPKAKELRRVAEPLITLAKDDSVAARRLAFDRLRDKRAVGKLFTEIGPRYRERPGGYLRILKCGFRSGDNAPMAWVELVDRPDAPGSELND, encoded by the coding sequence ATGCGTCATCGTAAAGCAGGCCGAAAACTCAATCGGACATCGGCTCACCGTCGCGCCATGTTCCGGAATCTGGCTGCCAGCCTGTTCGAGCACGAAATGATCAAGACCACGCTGCCCAAGGCCAAGGAACTCAGGCGCGTGGCCGAACCACTGATTACCCTGGCCAAGGACGACAGTGTTGCCGCCCGCCGGCTGGCGTTCGATCGGCTGCGCGACAAGCGTGCGGTCGGCAAGCTGTTCACCGAGATCGGTCCGCGCTATCGGGAGCGACCTGGCGGCTACTTGCGCATTCTCAAGTGCGGGTTCCGCAGCGGCGACAATGCCCCCATGGCCTGGGTGGAGCTGGTCGACCGTCCGGATGCGCCGGGCAGTGAGCTTAACGACTGA
- the rpoA gene encoding DNA-directed RNA polymerase subunit alpha yields MLKPKGLVVDELSPRRARITLEPLERGFGHTLGNALRRILLSSIPGSAISEAEIDGVLHEYTAVEGLQEDIVEVLLNLKDIAIRMHHRDEAVVTLSKDKAGPVKAGDIQLDHDIDIVNPEHVICNLTKDSKLRMQLKVTRGVGYQPAAALKFNEEETRTIGRLQLDASYCPVHRVAYSVESARVAQRTDLDKLVLDIETNGTMSCEDAVKLAAGILVDQMSVFVDFVAREKDETESASETFDPILLRPIDDLELTVRSANCLKAEHIQYVGDLVQRTETELLKTPNLGKKSLTEIKTVLATHDLSLGTRLENWPPPSLARSET; encoded by the coding sequence ATGCTCAAGCCGAAGGGACTCGTCGTCGACGAGCTTTCGCCGCGGCGTGCCCGCATCACGCTGGAACCGCTGGAGCGCGGCTTCGGGCATACGCTGGGCAATGCCCTGCGTCGTATCCTGCTGTCATCGATTCCCGGCAGCGCCATCAGTGAGGCGGAAATCGACGGCGTGCTGCATGAGTACACCGCAGTGGAAGGTCTTCAGGAGGACATCGTCGAGGTGCTGCTCAACCTCAAGGATATCGCGATTCGCATGCATCACCGCGACGAGGCGGTCGTCACGCTGAGCAAGGACAAGGCCGGGCCGGTGAAAGCCGGTGACATACAGCTCGACCATGATATCGATATCGTCAACCCCGAGCATGTCATCTGCAACCTGACCAAGGACAGCAAGCTGCGCATGCAGCTCAAGGTGACCCGCGGCGTCGGTTATCAGCCAGCCGCTGCGCTCAAGTTCAACGAGGAAGAGACGCGGACCATCGGCCGCCTCCAGCTCGATGCTTCGTATTGCCCGGTGCATCGAGTCGCCTACAGTGTGGAAAGCGCACGCGTGGCCCAGCGCACCGACCTCGACAAGCTGGTGCTTGATATCGAAACCAACGGCACCATGAGCTGCGAGGATGCGGTCAAGCTGGCCGCCGGAATCCTGGTGGACCAGATGTCGGTATTCGTCGATTTCGTGGCGCGTGAAAAGGACGAGACGGAATCGGCGAGCGAGACATTCGATCCGATTCTTCTGCGTCCGATTGACGATCTGGAGTTGACTGTCCGATCGGCCAATTGCCTGAAGGCCGAGCATATTCAGTACGTTGGCGACCTGGTCCAGCGCACCGAGACCGAACTGCTCAAGACGCCCAACCTCGGCAAAAAGTCGCTGACGGAAATCAAGACGGTGCTGGCCACCCATGACCTGTCGCTGGGGACCCGGCTTGAAAACTGGCCGCCGCCCTCGCTGGCGCGCAGCGAAACCTAA
- the rpsD gene encoding 30S ribosomal protein S4, with translation MARYIGPTCKLARREGVDLGLKSPARGLESKCKLNQPPGQHGDSRRQRLSDYALQLREKQKVRRMYGVLERQFRNYYKEAARRRGATGENLLQLLESRLDNVVYRMGLAVTRAQARQLVSHRAIEVNGQVVNIPSYQVQAEDRVGVREKARKQLRIQEAINVSRELDLVPMWIDVDFDKMEGVFKTAPERDDLPPDINENLIVELYSK, from the coding sequence ATGGCTAGATATATCGGACCCACTTGCAAACTTGCCCGGCGCGAAGGTGTCGATCTGGGCCTGAAGAGCCCCGCGCGCGGCCTGGAGTCGAAGTGCAAGCTCAACCAGCCCCCGGGCCAGCATGGTGACAGTCGCAGGCAGCGGCTGTCGGACTATGCGCTTCAGCTGCGGGAAAAGCAGAAAGTGCGCCGTATGTATGGCGTCCTCGAGCGGCAGTTTCGTAATTACTACAAGGAGGCGGCGCGCCGCAGAGGTGCCACTGGCGAGAATCTGCTGCAGCTTCTGGAGAGCCGGCTGGACAATGTTGTCTACCGCATGGGGCTTGCAGTCACTCGCGCACAGGCGCGGCAGCTTGTCAGCCATCGGGCGATCGAAGTCAATGGCCAGGTCGTGAACATACCGTCCTATCAGGTTCAGGCCGAGGATCGTGTCGGCGTCCGCGAAAAGGCACGCAAGCAGCTCCGGATCCAGGAGGCTATCAACGTGTCGCGGGAGCTCGATCTCGTGCCGATGTGGATCGACGTGGACTTCGACAAGATGGAAGGGGTTTTCAAGACAGCGCCGGAGCGGGACGACTTGCCGCCCGACATCAACGAAAACCTGATTGTCGAGCTGTACTCGAAGTAA
- the rpsK gene encoding 30S ribosomal protein S11, whose protein sequence is MAKQQTSKGKKKVKKTVVDGIAHVHASFNNTIITITDRQGNTVSWATSGGSGFRGSRKSTPFAAQVAADSAGRAAQEYGMKNLEVRVNGPGPGRESSVRSLNAVGFKITNIIDVTPIPHNGCRPPKKRRV, encoded by the coding sequence ATGGCGAAGCAACAGACTTCCAAAGGCAAGAAGAAGGTCAAGAAGACCGTGGTGGACGGTATTGCTCACGTGCATGCCTCATTCAATAACACCATCATTACGATCACTGATCGCCAGGGCAACACGGTGTCATGGGCCACCTCAGGCGGGTCCGGGTTTCGTGGTTCCCGCAAGTCGACCCCGTTTGCGGCACAGGTGGCGGCCGACAGTGCCGGTCGCGCCGCGCAGGAATACGGAATGAAGAATCTCGAGGTCCGGGTCAACGGCCCGGGACCGGGTCGGGAGTCGTCGGTACGCTCACTCAATGCCGTCGGCTTCAAGATCACCAATATCATCGACGTCACGCCGATTCCGCACAACGGCTGTCGTCCACCCAAGAAACGTCGCGTGTAA
- the rpsM gene encoding 30S ribosomal protein S13 — MARIAGVNLPVQKHIWVALTHIYGVGRTRALEICEATGVAPETKVRDLTEAEQEKLRQAIGAMAVEGDLRREVSMSIKRLMDLGCYRGLRHRRGLPVRGQRTRTNARTRKGPRRPIR, encoded by the coding sequence ATGGCACGTATTGCAGGCGTCAACCTGCCGGTTCAGAAGCATATCTGGGTGGCGTTGACTCATATTTATGGCGTCGGGCGGACCCGGGCGCTGGAGATCTGTGAGGCCACGGGCGTGGCGCCGGAGACCAAGGTGCGCGATCTGACCGAGGCCGAGCAGGAAAAGCTGCGCCAGGCGATTGGTGCGATGGCGGTCGAAGGGGACCTCCGGCGCGAGGTCTCGATGAGTATCAAGCGCCTGATGGACCTGGGCTGCTACCGTGGTCTGCGTCATCGACGCGGTCTTCCCGTTCGCGGTCAGCGCACCCGAACCAACGCACGCACCCGCAAGGGCCCGCGTCGTCCGATTCGTTGA
- the rpmJ gene encoding 50S ribosomal protein L36: protein MKVQASVKKICRHCKIVRRKGIVYVICSDPKHKQRQG from the coding sequence ATGAAAGTTCAGGCATCGGTCAAGAAGATCTGTCGGCACTGCAAGATCGTGCGCCGCAAGGGCATCGTCTACGTGATCTGCAGTGATCCGAAACACAAGCAGCGACAGGGCTGA
- the secY gene encoding preprotein translocase subunit SecY — MSRSPSDMAGMLGGIGRLKELRQRLFVVLVALLVFRFGTFIPVPGINPIALVELMDMTSGTIVDMFNMFSGGALGRFSIFALGVMPYISAAIIMQLMSHAVPQLQQLRKEGEAGRRKITQYTRYFTVVLATFQSFGIAVALQSQSAGAGLPVVIAPGPGFVLSAVITLTAGTVFLMWLGEQITERGIGNGISILIFAGIVAELPRAVGSTLELVRTGQLAIITATFLLILALAVTAFVVFVERGQRRITVNYAQRQGRRAYRNQSTHLPLKVNMSGVIPAIFASSLVLFPATISTWFGQAGSAGWLQNIAQQLTPGQPIYIALYGGLVLFFAFFYTAIVFNSKETADNLKKSGAFIPGIRPGRQTAEYIDYVLTRITLVGATYLVAVCLLPEFLILRWNVPFYFGGTSLLIIVVVTMDFMAQLQAHLMSHQYDSLLKKSNLKGYGSSGVVRR, encoded by the coding sequence ATGTCTCGCAGCCCGTCGGACATGGCCGGAATGCTTGGGGGTATAGGCCGGCTCAAGGAATTGCGTCAGCGCCTGTTCGTGGTGCTGGTCGCGCTGCTGGTATTCCGCTTTGGTACCTTCATTCCGGTGCCGGGAATCAACCCGATTGCGCTGGTCGAATTGATGGATATGACCAGTGGCACCATCGTCGACATGTTCAACATGTTTTCCGGCGGCGCCCTGGGACGCTTTTCCATCTTCGCGCTCGGGGTGATGCCCTACATCTCCGCGGCCATCATCATGCAGCTGATGAGCCATGCTGTCCCGCAGCTTCAGCAACTGCGCAAGGAAGGTGAGGCCGGCCGGCGAAAGATCACCCAGTACACGCGATATTTCACGGTCGTACTGGCGACGTTCCAGTCGTTCGGAATTGCTGTTGCGCTGCAGAGCCAGAGCGCCGGTGCGGGTCTTCCGGTCGTCATTGCCCCGGGCCCGGGATTCGTCCTCTCTGCGGTCATTACTCTTACGGCCGGAACGGTTTTTCTGATGTGGCTGGGTGAGCAGATCACGGAGCGTGGCATTGGCAACGGGATTTCCATTCTCATTTTTGCCGGTATCGTCGCCGAGCTTCCGCGGGCGGTCGGCTCGACGCTGGAACTGGTGCGCACCGGCCAGTTGGCCATCATCACGGCAACGTTTCTGCTCATTCTGGCGCTTGCCGTTACCGCCTTTGTGGTATTCGTCGAGCGCGGGCAGCGCCGAATCACGGTCAACTACGCGCAACGGCAGGGTCGGCGTGCCTATCGCAACCAGTCGACGCATCTGCCGCTGAAGGTCAATATGTCCGGTGTGATTCCAGCCATCTTTGCCTCCAGCCTGGTGCTGTTTCCGGCGACGATTTCGACCTGGTTCGGTCAGGCCGGATCGGCCGGCTGGCTGCAGAACATCGCCCAGCAGCTTACCCCGGGACAGCCGATCTACATCGCCCTGTACGGTGGCTTGGTGTTGTTCTTCGCCTTTTTCTACACGGCCATCGTGTTCAACTCGAAGGAAACGGCCGACAATCTCAAGAAGTCTGGTGCGTTCATACCGGGTATTCGTCCCGGCCGTCAGACCGCCGAGTACATCGATTATGTGCTCACGCGTATTACTCTGGTCGGGGCGACCTACCTGGTGGCAGTCTGCCTCCTGCCGGAGTTTCTGATCTTGCGCTGGAACGTGCCTTTCTATTTCGGAGGCACGTCTTTGCTGATTATCGTCGTGGTCACCATGGACTTCATGGCGCAACTGCAGGCGCACCTGATGTCGCACCAGTACGACAGCCTGCTCAAGAAGTCCAACCTCAAGGGCTACGGTAGTAGCGGTGTCGTGCGTCGCTAG
- the rplO gene encoding 50S ribosomal protein L15 — translation MKLNSIQPASGSRRTRKRVGRGIGSGLGKTCGRGHKGQKSRSGGFHKVGFEGGQMPLQRRVPKIGFRSAVNRFTREVRLYQLTALDSDVVDLESLKAAGIVDNAARRVRLVCKGEIGRAVTVRGLHVTAGAVRAIEAAGGKVE, via the coding sequence ATGAAACTCAATTCAATTCAACCGGCCAGCGGCAGTCGCCGAACACGCAAGCGCGTTGGTCGGGGTATCGGTTCCGGACTGGGCAAGACCTGCGGCCGTGGTCACAAGGGACAGAAGTCACGTTCCGGAGGCTTCCACAAGGTTGGCTTCGAGGGCGGGCAGATGCCGCTTCAAAGACGTGTGCCCAAAATCGGTTTCCGCTCGGCGGTTAACCGCTTTACCCGGGAAGTGCGCCTATACCAGCTGACAGCGCTTGACAGCGACGTGGTCGACCTGGAATCGCTCAAGGCGGCAGGGATTGTAGACAACGCGGCGCGGCGCGTGCGCCTGGTCTGCAAGGGTGAAATCGGTCGCGCGGTGACGGTGCGCGGACTGCACGTGACCGCAGGTGCCGTGCGCGCCATCGAGGCGGCCGGGGGCAAGGTCGAATAA
- the rpmD gene encoding 50S ribosomal protein L30: MAKKKESRLRVTLVRSVNGTIGKHRETVRGLGLRRMHHTVELEGTPAIRGMIRKVDYLVRVEEA, encoded by the coding sequence ATGGCTAAGAAAAAAGAGTCAAGACTGCGCGTCACGCTGGTGCGCAGTGTCAACGGCACCATCGGCAAGCACCGTGAAACGGTGCGGGGCCTGGGCCTGAGGCGCATGCACCATACTGTCGAACTTGAGGGCACGCCGGCCATTCGCGGCATGATCCGCAAGGTTGACTACCTGGTGCGAGTCGAGGAAGCCTGA
- the rpsE gene encoding 30S ribosomal protein S5, translating to MARDNSTDDLIEKLVAVNRVVKVVKGGRQFSFTALTVVGDGEGKVGFGYGKAREVPLAIQKAMERARRDMVRISLNEGTLWHPIKASHSGSRVYMQPASGGTGVIAGGPMRAVFEAVGVHDVLAKSLGSNNPINLVRATLKGLQSMASPEKVALKRGKSIEEVLEYHG from the coding sequence ATGGCTAGAGACAACAGCACAGACGACCTGATCGAGAAGCTGGTTGCAGTCAACCGCGTGGTCAAGGTTGTCAAGGGCGGCCGTCAGTTCAGCTTCACCGCGCTGACGGTGGTCGGCGACGGCGAAGGCAAGGTCGGCTTCGGGTATGGCAAGGCGCGAGAAGTGCCGCTGGCCATTCAGAAGGCCATGGAACGGGCACGGCGAGACATGGTGCGCATCAGCCTCAACGAAGGCACGTTGTGGCACCCGATCAAGGCCAGTCACAGCGGTTCGAGAGTCTACATGCAGCCGGCCTCCGGAGGTACCGGAGTCATCGCTGGTGGACCCATGCGTGCGGTTTTCGAGGCTGTCGGCGTGCACGATGTGCTGGCCAAGAGCCTGGGATCCAACAACCCGATCAACCTGGTCCGAGCTACGCTGAAGGGTCTTCAGAGCATGGCGTCGCCGGAAAAAGTGGCGCTTAAGCGCGGCAAGTCGATTGAAGAGGTGCTCGAGTACCATGGCTAA
- the rplR gene encoding 50S ribosomal protein L18, with product MKDKNLSRLRRSRRNRARIQRSGQARLTVHRSGRHIYAQIIAPGGGRTLAAASTLQKDVAEGLKSTCSVEAAELVGRTVAERGLAAGVEAVAFDRSGFKYHGRVKALADAAREAGLKF from the coding sequence ATGAAGGACAAGAATCTCTCACGGCTGAGAAGAAGCCGCAGGAACCGGGCCCGGATTCAGCGGTCTGGACAGGCGCGTCTGACCGTTCATCGTTCCGGGCGGCATATTTATGCCCAGATCATCGCCCCCGGCGGTGGCAGGACGCTGGCCGCGGCATCGACCCTGCAGAAGGACGTTGCCGAAGGCCTCAAGAGTACCTGCAGTGTTGAAGCGGCCGAGCTGGTTGGCCGAACGGTGGCCGAACGTGGCCTGGCGGCAGGCGTGGAAGCCGTGGCCTTCGATCGCTCGGGATTTAAATATCACGGGCGCGTCAAGGCACTGGCGGACGCCGCGCGTGAAGCCGGTCTGAAGTTTTAA
- the rplF gene encoding 50S ribosomal protein L6: MSRIASAPILLPKGVEFSHSDGVVRVKGSKGELEMKLHPSVSVSLDDDTISVAPQEGGTMAMAGTMRALIANMVHGVTDGFEKKLELRGVGYRAQMQGKKLNLQLGFSHPIDFDIPDGVSVETPSQTEILVRGSDKQLVGQVAAKIRGYRPPEPYKGKGVRYADERVIMKEAKKA; the protein is encoded by the coding sequence ATGTCGAGAATAGCCAGTGCCCCAATCCTGCTGCCCAAGGGCGTCGAGTTCAGCCACAGCGACGGCGTGGTCAGGGTCAAGGGCAGCAAGGGCGAGCTTGAGATGAAGCTGCACCCGAGCGTGTCCGTCAGTCTCGACGACGACACGATCAGTGTTGCGCCGCAAGAGGGCGGGACCATGGCGATGGCCGGGACGATGCGTGCCTTGATTGCCAACATGGTACATGGCGTCACCGACGGCTTCGAAAAGAAACTCGAGCTGCGCGGCGTTGGCTATCGCGCCCAGATGCAGGGCAAAAAGCTCAATCTACAGCTTGGCTTCAGCCATCCCATTGATTTCGATATCCCGGATGGAGTCAGCGTCGAGACACCGAGTCAGACGGAAATTCTGGTTCGGGGTAGCGACAAGCAGCTGGTTGGCCAGGTCGCGGCCAAGATTCGCGGTTACCGGCCGCCGGAGCCCTACAAGGGCAAGGGTGTGCGCTACGCGGACGAACGCGTCATCATGAAGGAAGCCAAGAAGGCTTGA
- the rpsH gene encoding 30S ribosomal protein S8 yields MSMSDPIADMLARIKNAQAVSKRSVSIPASKVKVAISQVLKDEGYIRDFQVEEQDAKHTLVIDLKYIEGRGVIDRLDRYSRPSRRDYCGKDELPRVLNGLGVAIVSTSRGVMTDRQARTEGHGGEVLCLVA; encoded by the coding sequence ATGAGCATGAGTGATCCCATTGCCGATATGCTGGCGCGCATCAAGAACGCGCAGGCGGTCAGCAAGCGCAGCGTCAGTATCCCGGCCTCGAAGGTGAAGGTTGCGATCAGCCAGGTGCTGAAGGACGAGGGCTATATCCGTGACTTCCAGGTCGAGGAACAGGACGCCAAGCACACCCTCGTGATTGATCTGAAGTACATCGAGGGGCGCGGCGTGATTGACCGACTGGATCGCTACAGTCGGCCCAGCCGGCGCGACTATTGCGGCAAGGACGAACTGCCACGCGTTCTCAATGGTCTGGGCGTGGCCATCGTCAGCACGTCGCGCGGCGTGATGACGGATCGCCAGGCACGCACAGAGGGGCATGGCGGTGAAGTGCTGTGCCTGGTCGCCTGA
- the rpsN gene encoding 30S ribosomal protein S14 — protein sequence MAKISMVERDVRRTKLVTRHAQKRAELKRIIADPEVGFEEKQEAMHKLNKLPRDSAAVRQRNRCRQSGRPRGYYRKFGLGRNKLREAAMRGDIPGLRKASW from the coding sequence ATGGCAAAGATTTCAATGGTTGAGCGTGACGTCCGGCGAACCAAGCTGGTGACCCGTCACGCCCAGAAGCGTGCAGAGCTCAAGCGGATCATTGCCGACCCGGAAGTCGGTTTTGAGGAGAAGCAGGAGGCGATGCACAAGCTCAACAAGCTGCCGCGTGACTCCGCGGCAGTACGCCAGCGCAATCGCTGTCGACAGTCGGGTCGTCCGCGCGGTTATTACCGCAAATTTGGCCTGGGCCGCAACAAGCTGCGCGAAGCCGCCATGCGTGGCGATATTCCGGGCCTGCGCAAGGCCAGCTGGTAA
- the rplE gene encoding 50S ribosomal protein L5 — translation MVRLQQYYNDTVVGQLTERFGYANPMQVPRLQKITINMGVGEAVGDKKVIEHAVSDMTKIAGQRPVVTKARKSVASFKIRDDYPIGCMVTLRRERMYEFFDRLINIALPRVRDFRGVPRKSFDGRGNFNLGVREQIIFPEINYDQVDAIRGMDIAITTTAATDDEGAALLESFGFPFRAK, via the coding sequence ATGGTCAGGTTGCAGCAATATTACAACGATACCGTCGTCGGCCAGCTGACCGAACGGTTCGGCTATGCCAATCCAATGCAGGTGCCGCGTTTGCAGAAGATCACTATCAACATGGGTGTGGGCGAGGCCGTTGGCGACAAGAAGGTCATCGAGCACGCCGTTTCAGACATGACCAAGATCGCCGGTCAGCGGCCGGTTGTGACCAAGGCGCGCAAGTCGGTTGCGAGCTTCAAGATCCGGGACGATTACCCGATCGGCTGCATGGTTACGCTGCGCCGTGAGCGCATGTACGAGTTTTTTGACCGGCTGATCAACATCGCCTTGCCGCGGGTGCGCGATTTTCGTGGTGTTCCGCGCAAATCGTTTGATGGCCGGGGCAATTTCAATCTTGGAGTGCGCGAGCAGATTATTTTTCCGGAGATCAACTACGATCAGGTTGACGCAATTCGGGGTATGGATATCGCCATAACGACAACGGCAGCGACCGACGATGAGGGCGCTGCGCTGCTTGAGTCGTTCGGTTTCCCGTTCCGGGCGAAGTAA
- the rplX gene encoding 50S ribosomal protein L24, translated as MQRIRKGDEVIVIAGRSKNQRGHVLKVLKDQRFLVENVNMVKRHQKPDPQSQKPGGIIEREAPIDASNVMLYNPSTGKGDRVGFKFLEDGRKVRFYRSTGEVVDI; from the coding sequence ATGCAACGTATTCGCAAAGGCGACGAAGTGATCGTGATTGCGGGCCGGAGCAAGAATCAGCGCGGTCACGTGCTGAAAGTGCTCAAGGACCAGCGCTTTCTGGTTGAAAACGTCAACATGGTCAAGCGCCATCAGAAGCCCGATCCCCAGAGCCAGAAGCCTGGCGGCATTATCGAGCGCGAGGCGCCAATTGATGCATCGAACGTGATGTTGTACAACCCGTCGACCGGCAAGGGCGATCGGGTCGGGTTCAAGTTTCTGGAAGACGGTCGCAAGGTGCGCTTTTATCGCTCCACCGGCGAAGTCGTGGATATCTAA
- the rplN gene encoding 50S ribosomal protein L14, translated as MIQMQSRLSAADNSGARELQCIKVLGGSKRRYASIGDVIKVTVKDAIPRGKVKKGEVYNAVVVRTAKGVRRRDGSLIRFDGNAAVLLNNKLEPIGTRIFGPVTRELRTGQFMKIVSLAPEVL; from the coding sequence ATGATTCAGATGCAATCCAGGTTGTCGGCAGCTGATAACAGCGGAGCGCGCGAGCTGCAGTGCATCAAGGTGCTGGGTGGATCCAAGCGCCGTTATGCCAGCATTGGTGATGTCATCAAGGTCACGGTCAAGGATGCGATTCCGCGCGGCAAGGTCAAGAAGGGTGAAGTCTACAATGCCGTGGTCGTGCGCACTGCCAAGGGCGTGCGGCGTCGTGACGGTTCGTTGATCCGTTTCGACGGCAATGCCGCCGTGCTGCTCAACAACAAACTTGAACCGATCGGCACGCGTATTTTCGGGCCGGTCACGCGAGAATTGCGCACCGGGCAGTTCATGAAGATCGTGTCACTGGCCCCGGAAGTCCTGTAA
- the rpsQ gene encoding 30S ribosomal protein S17 → MSGEDRKQRSLTGRVVSNKMDKTVTVRLERLVKHPLYGKYIRRSSKVHAHDPDNSCNEGDTVLIEQTRPMSKTKAWRVIEVVERAQ, encoded by the coding sequence ATGAGTGGCGAAGATCGCAAGCAGCGCAGTCTGACCGGACGCGTTGTCAGTAACAAGATGGACAAGACGGTCACAGTGCGTCTCGAGCGCCTGGTCAAGCATCCGCTCTACGGCAAGTACATTCGCCGGTCCAGCAAGGTGCATGCCCACGATCCGGACAACAGCTGCAACGAGGGCGATACCGTTCTGATCGAACAGACTCGGCCCATGTCGAAAACCAAGGCCTGGCGCGTCATCGAAGTCGTCGAGCGGGCACAGTAA
- the rpmC gene encoding 50S ribosomal protein L29 has protein sequence MEASELRQKSAVELHEILIGLRKEQFSLRMQHGTGQLGGPHELRRVRKDIARVKTVLNQKQESNA, from the coding sequence ATGGAAGCCAGTGAACTGCGACAGAAGAGTGCCGTCGAGCTCCACGAAATCCTGATCGGGTTGCGCAAGGAGCAGTTCTCGCTGCGCATGCAGCATGGTACCGGACAACTCGGTGGGCCGCACGAGCTGCGACGGGTGCGCAAGGACATTGCACGGGTCAAGACTGTGCTTAACCAGAAGCAGGAAAGCAACGCATGA
- the rplP gene encoding 50S ribosomal protein L16, with protein MLQPKRTKFRKQQKGRNRGLAHVGNRVSFGEFGLQATTRGFLTARQIESARRAITRHVKRGGKLWIRVFPDKPVTKKPVEVRMGKGKGNVEFWVAPVQPGRVIYEIQGVSEDVAREAFRRAAAKLSVQTAFVSRTM; from the coding sequence ATGCTGCAGCCCAAGCGAACCAAGTTCAGAAAGCAGCAGAAAGGCCGCAATCGCGGGCTGGCGCATGTCGGTAACCGCGTCAGTTTCGGTGAGTTCGGCCTGCAGGCGACGACCCGCGGATTCCTGACTGCGCGTCAGATCGAATCGGCGCGTCGGGCGATTACACGTCACGTCAAGCGCGGCGGAAAGCTCTGGATTCGCGTTTTTCCCGACAAGCCTGTGACCAAGAAGCCGGTCGAGGTTCGCATGGGCAAGGGCAAGGGTAACGTCGAGTTCTGGGTCGCTCCGGTGCAGCCGGGACGAGTCATTTACGAGATTCAGGGCGTCAGCGAGGATGTGGCGCGTGAAGCGTTTCGCCGCGCTGCCGCAAAACTGAGTGTACAGACAGCCTTCGTGTCGAGGACGATGTAA
- the rpsC gene encoding 30S ribosomal protein S3, which yields MGQKVHPTGIRLGIARDWSAKWYAEADDFAEYLNTDLKAREFLNKTLAHAAVSRIEIERPAKSAEITIHTARPGIVIGKKGEDIERLRAKVSQIMGVPTHIRVNEIRKPELDAKLVADSIAQQLERRVMFRRAMKRAVGNAMRLGALGIKVQVAGRLNGADIARTEWYREGRVPLHTLRADVDYGVAEAATTYGVIGIKVWVYKGEVFDLYAEKQSEQAPSGGGARKEN from the coding sequence ACTGGAGCGCGAAGTGGTACGCGGAAGCGGATGACTTTGCCGAGTACCTCAATACCGATCTCAAGGCACGCGAGTTCCTGAACAAAACGCTGGCTCACGCCGCGGTCAGTCGAATCGAGATCGAACGTCCGGCCAAATCGGCCGAGATCACGATTCATACCGCCCGTCCGGGCATCGTGATCGGCAAGAAGGGCGAGGATATCGAACGGCTGCGGGCCAAGGTCAGCCAGATCATGGGTGTTCCAACGCATATCCGCGTCAACGAGATCCGCAAGCCGGAGCTCGACGCCAAGCTGGTTGCTGACAGTATTGCGCAACAGCTGGAGCGACGCGTCATGTTTCGCCGCGCCATGAAGCGGGCGGTCGGCAATGCGATGCGACTGGGCGCGCTCGGCATCAAGGTGCAGGTTGCAGGCCGTCTCAACGGTGCTGATATTGCCCGTACGGAATGGTACCGCGAAGGCCGTGTCCCGCTGCATACGCTGCGCGCTGATGTCGATTACGGCGTTGCCGAAGCAGCCACGACATACGGTGTTATCGGTATCAAGGTCTGGGTATACAAGGGCGAGGTATTCGATCTGTATGCCGAGAAACAATCGGAACAGGCGCCGTCCGGTGGCGGTGCCCGCAAGGAGAATTGA